A stretch of Mytilus edulis chromosome 11, xbMytEdul2.2, whole genome shotgun sequence DNA encodes these proteins:
- the LOC139495638 gene encoding sarcoplasmic calcium-binding proteins II, V, VI, and VII-like, whose translation MLSPFQKEKLEFYFRFFDTKGNNFLEYNNLGEFRDKIFKFTKWSPTSTAAQEFGEVHETFYEVLKEKAGESYDDKVTLSEWLALWETIIPGCMSMINCPIWLRLLPRSLFRIIDRKDNNVIDEEELCDFYVELINLQPDEAKKIAKKGYEEMTDYGRYPLNLEGYEQIFSNFLFGRTPYGPGRYIFGCFEHRVEDTKFKLIQNAPGIEDKTKQRQDSGRDSGRAGMGHTGTRRPSLTKKKSKK comes from the exons ATGCTGTCTccatttcaaaaagaaaagttgGAATTTTACTTCAGATTCTTCG aTACAAAAGGAAATAACTTTCTGGAATATAACAATCTCGGTGAATTTAGAGAT aaaatattcaaatttacaaAATGGTCGCCAACATCAACTGCAGCTCAAGAATTTGGAGAAGTTCATGAGACATTCTATGAAGTATTAAAAGAAAAAGCTGGAGAATCTTATGATG ATAAGGTAACCCTGTCAGAATGGTTGGCATTATGGGAAACTATCATACCAGGCTGTATGAGTATGATAAACTGTCCAATATGGCTCCGACTGCTCCCACGATCTCTCTTCAGAATCATTGACAGAAAAG aCAATAATGTAATAGATGAAGAAGAATTATGTGACTTCTACGTAGAGCTCATCAATTTACAACCAGATGAGGCCAAGAAAATAGCGAAGAAAGGTTATGAAGAAATGACAGAT TATGGACGATATCCACTAAACTTAGAAGGATATGAACAGATCTTTTCCAATTTCCTGTTTGGGAGAACCCCATACGGCCCAGGAAGATATATATTTGGTTGTTTCGAACATAGAGTGGAGGACACCAAATTCAAACTTATTCAAAATGCACCTGGCATTGAGGACAAGACAAAGCAAAGACAAGACAGTGGCAGGGACAGTGGCAGGGCAGGGATGGGACATACAGGGACAAGACGACCAAGCTTGACCaagaaaaaatctaaaaaatga